A window of the Gorilla gorilla gorilla isolate KB3781 chromosome 8, NHGRI_mGorGor1-v2.1_pri, whole genome shotgun sequence genome harbors these coding sequences:
- the LOC101130550 gene encoding 14-3-3 protein zeta/delta-like, producing the protein MDKNELVQKAKLAEQAERYDDMAACMKSVTEQGAELSNEERNLLSVAYKNVVGAHRSPWRVVSSIEQKTEGAEKKQQMAREYREKIETELRDICNDVLSLLEKFLIPSASQAESKVFYLKMKGDYYRYLAEVAAGDDKKGIVDQSQQVYQEAFEISKKEMQPTHPIRLGLALNFCVFYYEILNSPEKACSLAKTAFDEAIAELDTLSEESYKDSTLIMQLLRDNLTLWTSDTQVNEGEAGEGVEN; encoded by the coding sequence ATGGATAAAAATGAGCTGGTTCAGAAGGCCAAACTGGCCGAGCAGGCTGAGCGATATGATGACATGGCAGCCTGCATGAAGTCTGTAACTGAGCAAGGAGCTGAATTATCCAATGAGGAAAGGAATCTCCTCTCAGTTGCTTATAAAAATGTTGTAGGAGCCCATAGGTCACCTTGGAGGGTCGTCTCAAGTATAGAACAAAAGACGGAAGGAGCTGAGAAAAAACAGCAGATGGCTCGCGAATACAGAGAGAAAATTGAGACGGAGCTAAGAGATATCTGCAATGATGTACTGTCTCTTTTGGAAAAGTTCTTGATCCCCAGTGCTTCACAAGCAGAGAGCAAAGTCttctatttgaaaatgaaaggagATTACTACCGTTACTTGGCTGAGGTTGCCGCTGGGGATGACAAGAAAGGGATTGTGGATCAGTCACAACAAGTGTACCAAGAAGCTTTTGAAATCAGCAAAAAGGAAATGCAACCAACACATCCTATCAGACTGGGTCTGGCCCTTAACTTCTGTGTGTTCTATTATGAGATTCTGAACTCCCCAGAGAAAGCCTGCTCTCTTGCAAAGACAGCTTTTGATGAAGCCATTGCTGAACTTGATACATTAAGTGAAGAGTCATACAAAGACAGCACGCTAATAATGCAATTACTGAGGGACAACTTGACACTGTGGACATCAGATACCCAAGTAAAcgaaggtgaagcaggagaaggAGTGGAAAATTAA